The Homalodisca vitripennis isolate AUS2020 chromosome 7, UT_GWSS_2.1, whole genome shotgun sequence DNA segment ctcgatgtgaatgttgaattaagctccagttcaccttcctcatagtGCAGCGTTCACGAGACAAACTCAGCTATGAAGgaaacacaattaatttaaaccagaTATGCTTCTGCTCTTCCAAAACCTGATATAAGTTTCAGGTTTAACTCTCATTTTCTTGCATAAACATTGCAAGAATCTGATATATGGctacatatatttgaaaatgttcatcTCGCTCCATCATACTACACGATAAGtgctttactaaataatataaggaCTTTGTATTTGAGATATATGTTTTAACCACAGATAACAGCTTGTGGTAGATAAAAACATACACTTCTTCTATTCATGCCTTAGATAACTGACTGCCTGGGATCTGATTTTAATGGTGtatatttattcattgttatatGCCAGGTATGAactctaataatagttttatatagtaaCCACTTTGTTACAAAGCttgcctttatatatatatatatatatatatatatatatatatatatatatatatatatatatatatatatatatatatataaaatattcaaatatatatttgaatattttgaatttgtttctttgtgttatttattgataCAGTGTTATTAATTTTGGTTTCTTTGGTGGGATTAAGGTAATATCTTACCTATCAGTTCCTTTATTAAGTTATTGTAGGCTActagtgttattgtgtttttcttatttatttattattatatatttaattttactggtTTAAAACTGGGacatttgttgttgtttttttttaattgttctacACATATAATATGATATGTTTTCATATGTTCATTTTGTGTTGCAAGATATTATGTACATTGATTTTACCGTGAATACTGACTGAATGAATACTGACTATGCATCTAAAATTTCAAAGATTCAAATGTATACACTATGAAGGCTgattttcactaatatttttttgtaagcgcgaaatttaagttaatttataatccTTATCTGACCCAAAGGGACAAAACCCCACAATATAAATCACTTTGATAAATGATCACAACCTAATAtcattacacaatatattttgattataaagtGATCTTAATAACGCTTTACAAAATGACTTTATAGTTTGATCTCAATATCGTCATctcatttaaatcaaatatggtCAGAGTGGGTATAACTCTAAAATGTAATAGGCATATCTTCATATTAATTTGCATTTGAATTAGGCATATCTTGAATTTGGAATACAAATCCAATGGTTATTTGTTAGTCCAGCATTGACAAGACACTTTGGGACAAGGAGGAAGGACCTCAAGGTGAAAACCATTACAAACAACACTGATGTGGGAGCTTTGTAACTGAAGAGTCATTTAGAGAACATGACATAGTGGCTTTAAGGATTCATTTCAAGGGCAAGGTATGAACTTGAAACTATTTCTACCTCAGCATCTTGAGCGACTTACAGAGTCTACTTATTTAGAGATATACAGTATTTCTCACAAGTTACGAGGAAGTAGAGCAATATGtcactttaaataaatactaataacagTAAAATCTACCAATAATAATGACAAACTCAATGAAAATTCAATGACAacttgttcaaataaaattagaacACATTCAAAGggctaaaaataaatcaaacaaatattttcagtatttaagaaactttattattacaaaacgtTTAATCTTATagacaataaacattattagttttgaaacgGTGCTCATTTCTGTGCTCTGTAGCCTCAGTAGCCCTCAATTTTCCAAAATCTTGGTTCCCTCACACAATTTTCACCTGCCACATTGCACTTCGGGCCCTGAACATAACTCTTCCTATTTTATTATAGTAGTCACAGcgttttagtacaaatttacaacataacaaataatgtaaCATGTAATCTCAACAAATAAACAGAATCTACAACTTTGTGTTTatgattaagttattttaatgagATCAAGGTGATGAACAACAATGGCAACGACTTAGGAGGTGGTGGAAGCTGACTCACTTGGTGACCAACGCATGGGTGCCAAACTTTGGCGAACACCGTAATTAAAAAAAGTGGCATGATATACCTAGTGTAGCTCAATACCCATGtaagtacagtaattttaatacaattttattataataaagtaaaaaattagaaTGAATTGACCACTTTAGTGCTAACATCCTGTTATCCAGGTGTCTAAAAAAGTAAGCATAAAATGCAAACAACCTTAATCACCATAAGGAGgtccaaatgaaaaaaaaattaaaacattttttcatgtaACTCaagtcttttaaataaataatatttttgtttgagtaAGGCTATTACTACAGTAGGCTATTTTATTCTAATAGACTAACTTTTTATCTATAATTAGTTatcaaaatcattaaatttgtgttacaaataacagagatacaaattatttaccaaCACATTGCAGATACTGGTAGGTACACACTTGTAATGAATGCTTATCACGGCGGATCACAACTTGAAAAATTCCTTTGACATTAAAAAGAGTTCAAACATTGTAAGAAGtgtaatctaaataataaaaataattgtgatcagaatatataaaatattcacctAAAAAACCATCCAATAGCGAGTATTTTAAATCCCTGCAAGTCACCAGGTAAGATCATTGTAATGCTTCTTTTGATCTTAATCAGTAAATAAATCAGGATCTGAGGGACTCCTGCTGCCTCCTAATACCTCCTTTTAGTTACCAAACTGAATGGCTATACAATTACACACCAAAGAactcaaccccccccccccacccccccccccccccacccccccccccccccacccccccccccccccacccccccccccccccacccccccccccccccacccccccaccttCCTTGGCATCATCCATAAATTTCTTGAGATCCTACATCCAACAAACTCATCTTCCAcagatagttttataattaagttcatatgattgttattaaaacAGATCCATCTTTTTTCATCTGAAATTCTATAATTCATCAGAATGTTATTATTTGGTGGTTTTTTGTTCTGTAGTGTTTGTTTTGGTGTGAGAcgctttacaataacaataaattaatgatttcttAGATTCCGTCTCCTACAAACTAAAATGAAGAAACTTTTCCTTAGTACatttattattccaaaattattaagAACACGGTCAGTTTTAAACATAACTGAagccaatttttataacaatctcTATTATATACCTTCACTAATGAAATGGTCACAGCTTTTCAATTAGTAGCTATGATGGTGTTTTAATTTACCAAAGAAGATATTTTTCAACACAAAATGCTtcttaaaaagtgaaaaattatatcaaagaCGGATAATAGAAGGTCGAGTATGAATTACAATTATCTAACTTTTCAAGGTAAGATATTACCTTGGGAAGTGGTGTCCTGTCAGGAGAAATAGTGATGCCTGCGATGGGGATGATATTTGGAGTGTATGGCCTCGGATACTCTACAGCAGGATGGCTGTTGATGAGGTAAAGAGAGACATTTCCAACCAGTTCGGCAACGCTTGGTGCAACCTGGATATAGTACTCTCTCAGGATTTTGTCTTGTGCGGGCAACTGATAGTTGTAATAGAGAAACAGAGAGCATGTGATTGACACAAAATTGAATAGTCTTTGCACAAACGTCATATTGTCTGTTGCAACGACTGATGTCGTCTCAGGAACTGAAGCTATAGACATGGCATTACCAGCATCTCTATTCAAAGCCGGAACACGTGATAATCCTTGTATTGTGATTGTTGGTGCTCCAAATAGGTTTCCGAACACTAACATTGATTCTTGTCCAAAAGTGGACTCTGTTATCACGAGATCAAAGTGCTCCTTAGAGTGTATCAGGTTCTTTATGCTCTCTTGCTGAAATATTTCCTTACACATTAGGTTTGTCCGCCGCCAGATATTTAGGAATATAAAAGGGTTGTGCCACGTGCTGTTGGACATTTTTGCGGCTTGTAGGAATTCTTCGAATGTCCATTTTTCTAGAACAAGAACACTTCAATGAACTAGTACATTGTTAACAAAGATAATGTACAACAATTACTACATCAATTTTAAACTACCCTCTATTCACACAACAATACCCACTCCTTTAGTCTATTCTAAAATCGTATTCAACATACAACATATACTTGCACCTTAATATATAGGTTATTCATCTAAATGTCCCGCCATTGGTATCTCATAAGCACTAAATGTACAGCTAATAAACTTAAAGAGTGTCTTGACctatattttaatgacaaataGAAATTTCACTTAGAATTTCTAAATGTTGCCACTGTTTTATAATATGGCATATCACTTTAAAACTTGTTATGAAACACTCTAtatattcaaaagaaaatgtgGTCCTTGAAACGTGTTATAAACACATACTGAATCGTTTGAACCAAATCAATCAGTAATATCTGGAAGCAGGTTCTGAGCTAACCTTTTGACATCATCCAAATCTTTACTAGTACTTGGATGGAGTGGTAGTTTCATCTGTATATGGAACATAACAACAAATGAAGAAACAGAAAAGGGAacattttttaacctaaaaaatgagaaaaaaaggCCAAATTACAATGTAAAAGTTTAGAaacccactaatattataaatgcgaaagtttgtatgtttggatatttggatgtttggaggtttgtcctcgaatcacgctgaaactgctacggattgtgctgaaatttggaacaggtatagcttttggtctgaattgttagagtgctttttaccacccataactcattcatttcaccaaataaagtcgaattcaaattgaaaatcgtttgtttacattcgaatgttatgataggacgaaacgtattttgacagctgttgacagctttagttcgacaaactttctgaaacatctgtttacatttgaattttatcaataataagtaaacagtttttGATCGGTAGTGtgatgcagatagtaaataaaacattaatatacaaattttactccaggttgcgccagtgacgaattaaaatcatctaatgcattaaatactactataaaactaaccttaataaacaaagttacgaatgttttcacataagttaggCCTACTTTatactggtgggcttccttgacattatgatattacattttaacaatgccttacggaaaaacagagaaataccaacataccttaacgattcatttttcccctggctacagtccaaaaaacaagtgtaacgcaaaactttaataacgattattttggaatgatgcataaccttaataaggatttcccccttataccagaaatacataagaagtaggtaggacttccccaaactcaactatgtcaacacgattttgaccaaagtagatttccgagaactaggtAATCGAACGAATATAAAATTTGGTCGAGGCAATACTGCAAGCTAACAGTGACATAGTaggaaagtgaatttaaatggtgttaagtaggcactatttaaccgaagtaggcatctcggtcctacgtacgtatatgtatttcttcctcgtcagaacaacaaggtaaactctactatagtactggaaatacttagacctgaaatatatgacaaggactggaaacaTACGATTTTTGACctaagtaagtttccgagacctgtgtgatctgagatttgtgttttcttgatcgggatgacaaggcagattcagctgtgccgttacgtatataattaattagaaccagaaatgctcctacaagTGCCAAACATgacataataattaagttaaactctgatactatttaccacgaacttaaataatatctacctgatgtatgactacttacgtttttaaatttttataagactcccatcacattacatcataattgcttttactaagtaatataaagactttggttctaagattgcgtgcgaagccacgggtaacagctacTAGTCCATAAAAATCAAcctttctgattatttttttctacttaataatATGTGACAagttaaatgttatgttaatgAGTAATAATTCATTTCAATACCCTGTTTATTTTGAACGACTCAAAAATAATCAAGATTTCTAATCTATTATCCAAGTAATAAACTATATGGACAGTCAAGTTTCTATATTGTTTAGTCAAGTATAAACAGCAGAAGGCCCTGAATTGGTCTTCAATAAAGTAAGGAGGTGTTgacctttattttgtttttttttttttttcctgtttcTGTTATTTACCGTAACATAGTGCACAACcaacaagaacgtagccaggaaacaaATTTTGGGtggtcaagacaactgatatttcaaaaagtggacagaaagtaagaccccattttgttccttaaacagtTCTTTACCCGTATCTGTGTTGAGAATAATCGTACAGCAGTACATTTCATTaatacagaattaaataatataatttaaatgttatattatataattaaatattatatataatatttaataattaaatattaatagtaataattatagtttgataaaaaaataatttaaacaattgaaaatatggAGGAGGGGTCCGGACCCCTAGGATCGCCTTGCTGGTTACGTCCTTGCAACCAGAATTTTTCTAGGTGTCTAAATTTTGACATTGAATGTCATACCTCCTCATAGCATTTTGCATAGCCAAATTAATGTAGTTCAGATATTATTGACTATTAACTACATTAACCAATGTTATCAGAATTATTAagaatatgataaattaaataatatacatatctaagtaggaaataaacttatttacttattaagTAAACTTACGAAATTCCTTTTCCAATTCCGTGTGGATCTCCACGTGGGTGTAGTTAGCCAACGGTTTACTGGGAGGAAATGGACTGTACTCGACTATATGGTGTCCTCTTTGATGCAAGGCTTTAAGGATCCCAGATACAAAGATATAGTGACTCTTACCATAGAAAGGTGCCATGGCAAGTATCCTGGCACTGAAACTACAGCCTATCGCATTGAGGAGGAAAAGCCATAGGAAAAACTGTCTTCATGTTTGATTCCTGGAAAAATATAGACTCTTGTgaagtgtttaaagtttaaacaaagtttatttaacttattaaaaaaattatttttcagattaagGTAAAATGTCCGAGTTTTGTTTGAAACAAACCTATCCAAGAAAGTAATATTATCACTTTGGTTGAGTCACTGAAAAAGTCATATGATTAACATTCACAATGTACTCTGTATACGAATTTGTTTACTCTGTGTTCTTTATGCCAGCATGGTTTACACACAAGACTTTTATAACCAgagtcactttttatcaaaccATAATGAAAAATACCAATAAACCTATGCttaccaattttaattaaataggtaGTAAAGTTAGAGTGTTACGCTAAATTTAAACCTTCTAGGTGAACTCATTAAACTCTTCTTGTGCATACAGACATACATAAATCAGATTAAATTGAGTTGCTCACTGGAAAACTAGTTTGGCGTCTGACttcatgtgttttaaaatttcaatgctAGTTTTAACAATACCAATGTGAATGTTGCGTTTTCTtaagtttaccttcctcttaattcctctaagtctgtgacagcatcaggaAGAGAAAGTTGTACTGGAGCAAACTTTACATTGGAACAAggttacattgaatcaaccctttccaccatagctacgttatgtgtagcagtattgtaacaggtcaaattacgacatttgaatattcgcggggaattggcagactgtgacgtcagtgaatcggcagactgtgacgtcagtgaatcacatgttgtcggaattgagattcatttaattaataacgaagaaatatattaaaatttatacgggaaaagatttaattaattaaaatgaagtaaacataaccaaaattcgtgttttacaaaagtactaaatagaattacgcagaaaagccaattgtgggatagatgacttgtatattgatgacgtcataaagcacatgttgctaaaaatttaaataaaaagctttgaaataataataaaaagaaaatagaaagacttaaattgattaattatagtgaacgtgataaatttcgacaattataagaaaagaatcaaattatatttaatcgtgaagacgctgatttgaacgggagaggggatgagtattgttttgagtcggtatgtgtagttttatacggagattcctTCTTCTCTTTCCAGACTtaaagcaaggaggttgtgtgcATTCTCCTGGATAGTAGTGATGAAATTAATAGGAAACTGTATTATggtgaattgaaatttttatgaagGATGGGATATTATGTTAGATTCTTAAGTTATCAAAGCAAGGTGagtggaatta contains these protein-coding regions:
- the LOC124365846 gene encoding UDP-glycosyltransferase UGT5-like isoform X2, which translates into the protein MAPFYGKSHYIFVSGILKALHQRGHHIVEYSPFPPSKPLANYTHVEIHTELEKEFQKWTFEEFLQAAKMSNSTWHNPFIFLNIWRRTNLMCKEIFQQESIKNLIHSKEHFDLVITESTFGQESMLVFGNLFGAPTITIQGLSRVPALNRDAGNAMSIASVPETTSVVATDNMTFVQRLFNFVSITCSLFLYYNYQLPAQDKILREYYIQVAPSVAELVGNVSLYLINSHPAVEYPRPYTPNIIPIAGITISPDRTPLPKDLKKFMDDAKEGVVYFSLGTVVPVHVLPEELLQAFVRAFKKLSQKVIWKN